The genomic stretch GGCGATTATGGCATTTCATCCATGATGTAACGATCTTTGCTTTACTAAAACCCTATGATGCCACACCAGAAGTAAAAACTTTTACAGAGATGTAAACAGCAGAGGAGGCAAGGGGTTGACAAAAAGAGGTATTTTCTTTAACAGGAGAggaacaacccccccccccccccagctcgtGCAtcatgaggggagaaaagaatgcCATCCCTCAGACGTTTGTGCTTGCTTCTAAGtgaaatgctttctattttttttttttaattttttttttcaacgtttatttatttttgggacagagagagacagagcatgaacgggggaggggcagagagagagggagacacagaatcggaaacaggctccaggctctgagccatcagcccagagcccgacgcggggctcgaacccacggaccgcgagatcgtgacctggctgaagttggatgcttaaccgactgcgccacccaggcgccccaaatgctttctatttttatatatggtattaCTATGAACAAGCAAATATTAGAACTCTGAGAATTTAGGGGATATGGTTATCATTATATAGTATGTTACCATTATATAGATTTGCTATGTCTACCTGGGTAAGAATTCCAAGCCCCCCAGACAGAATCTGGCTCAGCCAGCAACCTCTGGGTAAAGTGTAACTCTTTACCCATAGGGTAACTGAGAGGTTACCCAGAAGGGACACTGAGAAAGAGTATCTAACTCAGAGGTAAGGATGATAGTTTTAGTGGCAGAGTTTTTGCTCACTAACCTTGAAACTGAGAGTGATCACTTAAACCCCTACTGTGGACTCAGCTTCTGTCTTCAAATCAAGGGGGTGATTggatgtgtttatatattttatagagcTGTTAATAGAAGGTGAGATAACATATGTTTGAGAGTCCTAAGactgttgtttttttggttttttagttttttggattCTTTgattttgggggtttttgttgttgtttttaaagtttatttatttttgagagacagagacagagacagagaatcccaagcaggctccatgctgtcagcacaaagcccgatgtgggactcgaacttatgagccacgagatcatgacctgagctgaaatcaagagtccaatgcttaactgactgagccacccaggcaccccttgttttttAGTTGAAATGTAATGCATGCTCACTGTAaacaagaagagggaaagaggagaaaggaggaaaattaacaaataaataaatagaatcatacagctTTATGTTACTGTGATATTTTAGAATAGTAACACGTATTATTATTAGCATAAATGATGGCAAGAACCATGTGACTATGGATAAATCACTTACTCTTATGCTTTcttaatccataaaataaaagatcaaactagtttatttttgaacataaatgttatatttctacattatttttgagaggaagtcaccaaaaagctttttaaaactaaaataaatatagtCCTATGTTCTATTAAAATGAATGTGAAGAATAAAGTATCAAATAGGACGTTCAGAAGGTAAATCTTTGGTATTTTTcaatcaaaatttattaaaatgagcGATTTGTGAACAGATAAATATAACTCAATTCAAAATATGTCGGTGAATTTAATGAACAGACAAAAGCGAGCTTATAAGCAAGTCAGGATTCTGTCTTACAGTTACCTTAGCTAATAAAGAATCATTGGAATTATGATTGGATTAGTGAAATTACTTTGTTCAAATAAATTTCATGAATAAACAGTTGTATGAatcatgaccaaaaaaaaaaaaagggggggtgctgTTACAGAGAAATTCTATTGAGCCAATTCCACTGGGTAAGTAAATAGAGGctgaattaataatattaattgttAATCCTGTTttgattcaataaacatttttgagcaCCAGTTACATTTGAGGCAGTGAGCTGGATGGTACAGCTAAAAAGACTAAGAAGCCAAAATTCACTGCTTTTCTAGTGAAGGAGGAAAATCATAGATGGGGTGTATCGATCGGTATCCTAGGTGAAAGCCATGAACAGGGGATCTACAAAGGTGGAAACCTGAGGGCTACTAACTGCAATATTCCCCCCTTATTTATTGGGGGATACATTTCAAGACCCCCCAGTAGATGTCTATTGTGTTATGCTTTAACAAAACCAAACTCTCCGTAATACCCAGTGAGGAATATAATATTGAAGAAAGCATTTCCTCCAAAGCGTAACACGCAAGACTTACACTGGGAATGTTTATGTGATGGATGAGGACCAAGCCAACAGAAAAAGTTGTGGTATCCAATGGTGGGATGATACATAGTGGGCCAGATTTTAAAACAGGTAACACAGGGGTGGCTTCAAAAGTGTTTCCTAACATGCCTTGTAATTCTGAATCGGGAGGTCTGGAGTCAGCCTGAACATCTGCATTTTGTGTAATTATAACAAGATATATTCATAATGGAAGCATTGAACAGTATTCTGAAGCGTATGATATCAAAAGTAAATGATGCTTTGTAAGTGCCTTTTCCTTGGAGCAGTAACTGCCACCTCGTGTATAATTTCGGAAGGCAAAATGGTAAGTGGCATTTCATTAACATCATTACCTTGATTACACTCTTCAATGTTTCCTCAAGACCTACAAATTCATTTCATGTATGTAATCGCCTTTCTGCTTAATTAGAACTATATTCTATAACATTCTGAGTCTTGCTGTGATCATATCATCTTCTAACCGTATAACTTTCCACAACAAGGCCAGAACACATATCTACCTCTGTTTTAACAGCtgcatactattccattgtaAGGGTATTCCATCATATATTTAACCAATCCTCTGTCAGtgagttgtttttaatatttctaggGGGTTTTTCTACTGTAGCATTTCTGAATGAGCATCCTTGAGTAGACCTTTTTGCGTATCTTTGTAACGATAGCTGCAATGTAACTTCCTATGTGTGAGGCTGGCACCAGACTTTGGTGATATTATCtgaaaaatgataattatgtgtttatttaaacaCTGCAGGGTTTGGCAACAGAAAGTATACTTGGTTTTAATAATTGCTTCTTTAGCAGCCCATCCCTACCCCCAGAGCACATGCCTCTCAGAGGTAGGGACCTTGTCTTAATCGTCACCGAATATCCCGCATACATCAAATGCCTAATCCAGAGAAGTTGCTCGATAGGAATGTGAGGACAAAGTGAATGAGTAAATTCTTAAACAGGTTTGTTCCTAGGCTCATTTTTCTGATTGACTCGATATGTGACCTTATATAAATTACTCTTTCTGGACTGCAGTTCTCTCTTCTGACAAACAAATATAAATCCTAGCCTGACTGTACCAAATATTTGGCAGGAAGAACAGTAGAACAATAAATTTGGTGGTGACTTGAAAgataaaacattcagaaaattcATGTGGTTATCAATACACATTTaataaatgacttattttgcAGGATATAGAATATTGGAAATGTTAGCTATGTGATACTCACTACAAGGGCAAAATGGAGATCAGAGAAGAATAATTCTCATTAGTGGAAGTGTACTGGCTAattcgttattattattatcttattttggtTATAATCAGTAtcagtattattatgaaaaaggCTTACTTAAAGCTACCAGATGGAAAGATGCTATAGACTATAAAAGTCACCCACTCCACACTGTAAGTTTTATGCTTTCTTCCTCGcattggtttattaatttttatgtctATACCAGAAACCTCTTGATGCTTTGGAAGGTCTTATGTATAATCCTAGTTTATTTAGTTTAATCCATCAGTAGTATACTCAGCTAAATTGATTGatgacagacggacagacagataCCACATCTAGGTATGGATGCTTTCAAAGTGTTTTCAGACTTCAAATACATTGCCAGCCTGAAAGGATCTTTCGCATCCTCCATTTAATGTCTTTGCTTTTTATGTGGGGAATCGGGGCAGATAGGTACAATAAACATGGAGGGGAAGAATGAGGATTTTTGGAGAAAAAGTCGTGgttcaaaaggaagaaatctgatatattttaaagcaatgttTATGTCATAtctgttcattcttttctatgtccCTGCAGGTTTCAATGCGTGTTTGGCTACTTGGCTTCTGATTGAGAGAACACAAAATGAATAACTCAACAAACTCCTCTAACAATGGCCTGGCTCTGACCAGTCCTTATAAGACATTTGAAGTGGTGTTCATTGTCCTTGTGGCTGGATCCCTCAGTTTGGTGACTATCATTGGGAATATTCTGGTCATGGTCTCCATTAAAGTCAACCGCCACCTCCAGACCGTCAACAATTACTTTTTGTTCAGCTTGGCCTGTGCTGACCTCATCATTGGTGTTTTCTCCATGAACTTGTACACCCTCTACACCGTGATTGGCTACTGGCCTTTGGGACCTGTGGTATGTGACCTTTGGCTAGCCCTGGACTACGTGGTCAGCAATGCCTCGGTGATGAATCTGCTCATTATCAGCTTTGACAGGTACTTCTGTGTCACCAAACCGCTCACCTACCCAGTCAAGCGGACCACGAAAATGGCAGGTATGATGATTGCAGCTGCCTGGGTCCTCTCCTTTATCCTGTGGGCCCCGGCCATTCTCTTCTGGCAGTTCATCGTAGGGGTGAGGACTGTGGAGGATGGGGAATGCTACATTCAGTTTTTCTCCAACGCCGCTGTCACCTTTGGTACCGCCATTGCAGCCTTCTATTTGCCTGTGATCATCATGACTGTGCTATACTGGCACATATCCCGAGCCAGCAAGAGCAGGATAAAGAAGGACAAGAAGGAGCCTGTGGCCAACCAAGAGCCAGTTTCTCCAAGTCTGGTACAAGGAAGGATAGTGAGGCCAAACAACAACACCACACCTGGCAGTGACGGTAGCCTGGAGCACAACAAAATCCAGAATGGCAAAGCCCCCAGAGATGCTGTGACTGAAAACTGTgtc from Prionailurus viverrinus isolate Anna chromosome A2, UM_Priviv_1.0, whole genome shotgun sequence encodes the following:
- the CHRM2 gene encoding muscarinic acetylcholine receptor M2; the protein is MNNSTNSSNNGLALTSPYKTFEVVFIVLVAGSLSLVTIIGNILVMVSIKVNRHLQTVNNYFLFSLACADLIIGVFSMNLYTLYTVIGYWPLGPVVCDLWLALDYVVSNASVMNLLIISFDRYFCVTKPLTYPVKRTTKMAGMMIAAAWVLSFILWAPAILFWQFIVGVRTVEDGECYIQFFSNAAVTFGTAIAAFYLPVIIMTVLYWHISRASKSRIKKDKKEPVANQEPVSPSLVQGRIVRPNNNTTPGSDGSLEHNKIQNGKAPRDAVTENCVQGEEKESSNDSTSVSAVASNMRDDEITQDENTVSTSLGHSKDENSKQTCIKIVTKTPKGDSCTPANTTVELVGSAGQNGDEKQNIVARKIVKMTKQPAKKKPPPSREKKVTRTILAILLAFIITWAPYNVMVLINTFCAPCIPNTVWTIGYWLCYINSTINPACYALCNATFKKTFKHLLMCHYKNIGATR